In the Mauremys mutica isolate MM-2020 ecotype Southern chromosome 13, ASM2049712v1, whole genome shotgun sequence genome, one interval contains:
- the LOC123348642 gene encoding olfactory receptor 10A4-like → MEDLEKWTGNWRNQTSITEFILLGFGNLHELQIPLFLLFLVIYIVTMAGNILIVALVVADQHLHTPMYFFLGNLSCLETCYSSTILPRMLAGLLTGDRTISFIECITQLYFFGSMVSVECCLLSAMSYDRYLAICKPLYYAVLMNGSISFRLAAGSWVSGFVACTITTSWISQIIYCGPNEIDHFFCDYAPLVKLSCSDTRLMTLVIFLFTSILTLPPFLLTLASYVCIITTIHRIPSTAGRQKAFSTCSSHLIVVTIFYGTLIIVYLLPDTDTLRDLNKVFSLFYTVLTPLANPLIYSLRNREVKEALRKAANEAMHFITNSKLFCI, encoded by the coding sequence ATGGAAGACCTGGAGAAATGGACTGGAAACTGGAGAAATCAAACATCAATCACAGAATTCATTCTACTGGGATTCGGGAACCTCCATGAACTGCAGATCCCTCTCTTCCTGCTGTTCCTGGTGATCTACATTGTGACCATGGCTGGGAACATCCTTATCGTTGcgctagttgtggctgatcagcacctccacacccccatgtacttcttcctggggaacttgtcctgcttggagacctgctacagctccaccatcctgcccaggatgctggctggtctcctgactggggacaggaCTATTTCATTTATTGAGTGCATCACACAACTGTATTTCTTTGGTTCTATGGTATCTGTGGAATGTTGCCTCTTATCAGCGATGTCTTACgatcggtatttagcgatatgcAAACCTCTGTATTATGCAGTCCTTATGAATGGCAGTATCTCCTTCCGCCTGGCAGCTGGGTCGTGGGTAAGTGGGTTTGTGGCTTGCACCATCACAACATCTTGGATATCACAAATTATTTATTGTGGccccaatgaaattgaccatttcttttgtgattatGCCCCATTAGTAAAACTGTCCTGCAGTGACACCCGCCTGATGACTCTTGTGATCTTCCTGTTCACCTCCATATTAACACTGCCTCCCTTTCTATTAACCCTGGCATCCTATGTGTGCATCATCACCACCATCCACAGAATCCCTTCCACTGccgggaggcaaaaggccttttccacctgctcctctcacctcatagTGGTGACCATCTTCTATGGGACCCTGATCATTGTCTATCTGCTACCAGACACTGACACACTGAGAGACCTGAACAAAGTGTTCTCTCTCttctacacagtcctgactcccctggcCAATCCACTCAtttacagcctgagaaacagagaggtgaaggaggccctgaggaaaGCTGCTAATGAGGCTATGCATTTCATAACAAATAGCAAACTATTTTGTATATAG